TGATGAGGCTGTGTCTGAAGCCAGAAGCCTGCTGGAGCGCAATTTTCAACTTCTCACGAGGCTGTGTTGTTACTGGCCCTGGTTAGACCAAGCGATGAGTCGGCTAAAAGCGTTCCAAGAAGCATGCCTACGTGCACGAGAAGTTTCGGATGTTTTCAAAATGAATAGTTGGCTGCGACATTTCCTCCATGTATACGACAAGGCTGTTGCGAATGACGATACCAACGCACCATGCCCGTCGCCACATCTCTTCACACTTgacaacttggcttgctttcCCAGTTCCTGAGCATTTTCTTTGCGTCCGCTTCATGTACAAGGGACATGTCCGACGTTGTCATGACTCAAGCGATTGTTTAAGGATATCACATCGCTCAGAGAGCATTATTCCTCCCGTATACGAAGGGTCATTGTACCTCGCACACACTTATGTGAGTGTTTGAGACCCCAAGTTCCCGAACCATTACTAGGCCACTGGATATCTTTCTATCTCCATATTGCTCTTCAGGAGCCAGTATGAGACCAAATGCGGACCGTATCATGCTGGTGTGGCAGCTTTGAGCTGACTGTCCCAACATTCTTCAACAGTGGTCTCCTCGGACAGGTATGCTAGCAGCTTCCCCCAGCACCTCCCGAGTGACCGACAGCCCGCAGCTCATTAAACACAATATGCTTCGTCTCTCAGGACCCTTGAGCGAGTGTACAGACTCTCCAACCATTCCACCCAGGACGGCCTTGATCTATCACAACCGAAAGTTGTCACAGAAGTAGGGCTGATATTTGAATCTTTTGAAGTCGAATCGAGCTCGAGACCTTTGAATTGAATGAAGTGAAGCCAGTAaggtcttcatcttcattgaaCTGAATAATGAAGGCCTTCATTTGCTTCATTCAAGATGCTTTTGAAGACCGGCCTAATAATGGTCCGCGTCACGTGTATGTGGATTCCACCACTGCTCCACTGGCCAAATGCTCAACTAGATTGGATTGGAAATGGAGTAGTTAGGAGCATCCATGTATTTGGCAGAGTAATTCTAACAGTGACTGATGCTCCCCAGCGCTTCGCAATCGTGGCACCCTATATCAAAAACACCATGAAGCTTATGAACAAAGCAATTTGGTAATGCACACAATCAAGGTAGTATCATTCAAATGTTCTGGATTTTCTCATTCGAATTACATAAGTCTTGATATGTGTGCTTTAAGGTTTGCTCAACGGATGCTACATTGTCATGAAGGCAGTCCAAAGTTGCTTCATTTTGCAGTGACAAATCCAAATTCCAGGAACACATCAACGCCGACTATCCATACTTTGGATTCACAATATAACAGTTATACTACTAAGTAGTCTCCGGCAAGCCGATTCGAAAAACGCGTTCAGATCCTTCAATATCTCAATGCTGCGCGAACAAATTGCAAGCGACACTCATCGGGTCAGTTCGCGATTTGGAGACCGTTAGGGACTTATCTAATACTCCAGCCCAGTATGACCCTGCTACTTGCTTGTCCACATAAACTAGCATGGATGAGAAGTACCTGAAGCATCTGCAAGATAAGAACGTATTGTTGCAACTGGCCGCTCGGACGCGGTATTCGTGTTCACTTGGCCACCTGTTGTTGATCTTCTACTGCCGCCATGCTTTGCGATTTCGACATGATAGGGATCCTCTCTACCATGACCTCGCCTAATTCCGGCCTCGAGATTTCCGACAGCGGCTTCGGGTCGACCCCCGAATCAAAGCCCTCGTGACGCCATATCCTTCCCTTTCAACCTCGACTCCTCCCTGTCTCCAGACTGACGACCCCTTATGCTTTATTGGGATTATTTCGTGTCGTTCTGACTACCTGTGTCGCGGTGATTCCCGAGCCCTTGAGCCGAGATCAGGTactgtcacgttatgagactcattgttaactaagctcttTTACAAAattgttattcttgttgttcgagctgcagactctgtctgcagctctccttttaatatcaaaacacttcctttcgtccgaagcaaataattgcttttcccggctattctcagttctcatagccgacgtcatgacaaccagcatttacaccaagtttgcttgttctatcaacagaggcagttttatccgacaatCTCAAGACAAGGACGAGTCCACTGTTCAATGCAATCTGTAGCTATCGAGTGATACTAAGCGTGTGTAATTACTGTATTATTagcagagacccaatcaactaaatcaactacacggcatctgtcaatttagagtaagtgtagattagtaatgaaactttgaatgtagtgtatcaacggacacctcaaatgtagttgatttaagtgtagttgacttcagtggatggaggtttgtggcggcatcatccagagtcgcggcgtagtggggcagcgcatgatggcactaagttaacgcgtctacacgtccacgcgcttgctcatacctctttcctcttcatcttggttttcgtgcaatatagtggcattatctcttgagttgatctcatcgcgcccgtgtcagggttggccacagtgacgctaaccatcccctcgcattaaaaagtgtcagagacgacatattctaacaaatacctccctcttagaaggaggtgatgtccacttttgctggctggtacaacaagtagggcttcccgaggctcctctggtgcgaatctaccttcggctgctcccgtccccttcccttcattcactcttgtagcactcgaatcgcctcttcaatggccagctgttttcgccgcggcagcgagccacgatagctcccgtcttctgaactcatcatcattaagatggatgccctcgagctctttcttctcctctatgatcgagagaaataacggatctaggtcgttgataatgcctgcccgaaaccacgacctcaatacctgacacatcccaactgtttgcgcctgaagattgcaccgttggggaacaaccatctgccctgctgccgagaacatcctctcacattctgcagacattgattgtattgtgacaaagtcgagggccattcgggagagacgagggtattgcaggcgcttctcatgccaatacgctatcggatctcgcacagtcttgtcagtgctctcatggctcgattgccatcgttcgtattcgtcgccaatcgtgtcgtcgtccagtagaggctctgtctgtatggagtcgatacgggactgttcgcaatgctcttcgaaggcattgtagtattgcttctgtcgttttgcaacaggctcgtcatttgaggccaccacaatatggaaatctcgataggactcgtcccacacttcttgaactatcctttttgcagatctgatccagtcgggcttatgtacccaggcctgctcgaaccatccccatctgtatgccgggtggagtgcgagggcggtataatatatcggtgttgtgtcgagaatagtgtaatacttgtctaatttctcccaggccatatttatgccgatcctgaactgttcggggtcaggaaaatcttttgccatcgccttatatttttcgagcttgccaagcaggaattcaaacccattgatcacatcccaaacgttcccatatgaaccagtataacccctcttgcgtttcctgattaaaccgtcgccttctagagtcttgactgcatcttcatagtatccaaggatcgtcgcgaagtgttgaagtacagaccaatcgttggccgtaagttggttctcgtctctaaggattcgaggccggacagccgactttttcaactggccagttctttttgatgtattctcctcctcccattggattcggaacttcgcgactagcagttcgaagtaccttcgaagtctcaaggcgcggcggatcatatagagctgggaaagccagcgcgtatcgttatctagcactaccgagacggggctttttgaccgtattttcggatcgtccgacatggatatgtcgtactcttgaagttctttcaacaggtatgtcagtctgtccgatcgatcaacatccacgacgaaattatggagcttcccaaccggccctttctgtcgccaaagttcgtattcggcttcagacagcgcttctgcaccagaaagttgttcttcgaacgcgtctgtatccttcccgaacagtagtgccttcgcagacagattgactatatggccgaagcagcggcctcgccttcgagcgccattgaagccgagctttttgccaatagcctcaagtgctgtgtcgttgttctcggcattgtcaagggtaaaatacccaatattctcctcgatgccaaaagcctcgatggtataaaggacttctgttgcaatgttgttccccgaatgtctgcggacttcggggacccccagagcgaccttgtggggcttgctattctcgtccctgaagaagcacacgataccgtataacgagtgtcgattccgcgccctccatccgtcaaagctgacgtgtattaagccggggctctttcgcagggcttcaatgacgcgcgccttgtgctttttaaattcggagttgatgagcgcgcgaactgtggtatcagagatgttggcgttcgtgatctttgactgcagggttaaggtattcgaagatatcccggagtctctcatgttcaacaacactaaagggctgattcgtgtcgactatccactcgatcaggagacgttgaaagtgatttcgattaaatccgcgtatcatagagttggcaatcgcctgttctcgaggtcttaaagggtcgagcttccatatatccacaatcgatcttggcctcttgctccctggcttctcctcggctttcttttgcaagccggactttgtcttgttatctggtgcagatattccgtgatccttgtataagtgattcagcgcattctgaaggccaatagcaacgaaattcttaggtctggggtcgttcttctgaatacacggcttgcagacccatctgcgctcgtcgtcatgttgtatgtcgtatccatattcccaagcccatgagtagttgtctttgcttctttctgaccatacccaacccggaaaatgtccccaaagacgcgtatcgtacttatcaggagtgggcaatgtcgtcggcggcggggagaacggcgtcaatgagctctcggcagaagaagcaggcgtgggaggcactgggagttcgaagtcaattgggacatcatcgatagaaattggggacgattctaggaattccgaagcgctcatggtcatagtaaacataaagacataatgtgaaagtgtcacggactaactcgttgccgtgcacctgggttgatggcaatgctgataacgccaccaaatgagggtctcacaaccagcccctgagcattgactgcccagttaaccaccatagtagagagtccacccctcgagaacgtctgctctctcttttttgttagctgaatgagccgcgtgtcccctaacggaacttactggggccgaccggcgaccccttacagaaaagaagcgatgatacttgttgtagatggccagaaataggtgttatgtgatgatcaagcaggtgctagctagcaggaagatatttcaataaactaggcatcagccatcgttccgctacacggcattcaaaacatggcaatacggttccaagatgggtaaaaagatgccgaagtcaatcaaccaaggatcaacagacgcacgacgcagtagcggaggctctaccttaaggcactttggttagaatacaaattacggatgtagaatagggggaggaagctgacttgtcgtctcgcccgcagccgaacctaccctgaagctaagttcgagatcaaatgtgcagccctttaaccatcaacagttacactgaaatcaactaaatccacgtacacgagaggcccaaatttagtttaattgattagtcaggattgtcctgatttagttgatttagttgagtgtaatacactaagttgatcaaccagtgtaagtcgtgtagttgattgggtctctgctAAACTCTCGCTCCGTCTGTGCAGACATCGCAGGGATAGACAAAACATTGCTGGCCATACGAGAAAGCCTTGGGTATTCTTTCTCGCGTGCCTTCCACCATAAATACGGGTTCTCTCGATAGAGCTGAGGATCTGCACGCTTCCATGTCCTGCAATACCTCTCGTACTCGTCAAGGAAGGGATCTATGCCCCCATCCATAGCCACCgtatcatcctcatcgtcttccatTGCCAAGTCAAGGAAGGTCTCAAACTCACTGCGTCTTTTGTGAGGAATCGATTTTAAGGAGGCCGTATGGGGGGACTCCAAAGGCATATTCTGATAGTCTTTCTCCCATAATTTCTTGACTGAATGCTTATATTCTACAAGCCACTCCTTCGCATTAGGATTACCTTTGAAATACTTCGCTAGCGCCGCCCATCCATAACAAGGATGCAGTACAATGGCAGCGGCGTACGCGGGCGGACACAGCTTCTGGTAATAACTGTCTAGTTTCTCCCAAGCCAGATTAATATGGCTCCGCACTATGTTGACTGACTTGGATTCCAGCCCATCGACTAGGTCGACATTCATCTTTAGCTTCTCGAGGTGGTTCAGCAGGAACTCAAAAGATTGAAAGTATTCCCAGAACGCGCCGGACCGGATGTGACCGTCCTCATCAGTCTCGCCATTGCCCTGTAGACGGGTTGAGAGGGCGTCAAAAGCGCCAAGGACCTTCAGAAACGCCTCAATAATATCCCAATCACTGTCTTCTAGCTTATCATCAAGAATCGTGGGCTTTTTAATGCCCTTCTTTCGCAGCCTGTCGCACTCCCATTGTTCTTGAATGTATATCACCAACCGAGAAAAATAAGAACGGAGCAGCTTGGCACGCTGCATCATCCTGTACCTCGAGTTCCACCGGGTTTCGTTATCAGATACAGGCATAAGAGGCTTCCTAATCTTTCCTGTTATGTCATCAATGTAGCCGAGTTTACCGGACGCGATGTCTTCCTTCTGCCATTCAAGGAGCAGTTGAACGAGCTGTGGAGAGTTGTTGATAGCACCGACGAAGTTGTGGAGCGGTCCAACGGgccctctcttcctccacttcttcaactcatcGCTAGCAGTATCGAAATCGAAGTCGGCGTCGTCCTCCGTCTCCATCGCATTGGCAGTGGCGCCAAAAATCAGCTGCTTTACCACTaggttgaggatgtggcCGAGGCAGCGGAGACGGCGATGGCCGGGATCAAAGTTGAATTCATCAGCAAGGGCTGCGACTGCTGTATCGTTGTTACGAGCGTTATCAAGGACGAAGTAGCCCAATCGAGAAGCGCCAATCCCAAAGTCTGTCTGCAAGCACACTTGCCACCTCTTCTGCAAGATTCTCTCCACTGTGTCTTCCTTGGATTGAGGGCAACCCAAGAAGTAGCTTGCGATGACTCCAATCTacatcaatgaagaagacatTAATTCCTAGCAAAGACAGACGATTGCGGGAtgtccagccatcaaaagTTACGTGAATTCTCCCCCGGGCTGTCGCGAGAAGCTCTGTAACCGGCCCTTGTGCTTGCTTGTACAAGCTATCTAGTCTATCCCGAAGGACCATTGCGGAAGGTAGTCGGCCTTTAAAAGCGGGATTAAGATGGAGGACGATGTTTTGGAAACAGCTGCTCTCGACGACGCGGAAAGGTAGGTTCTCAGAAGTAACCCATTCGATTAGGAGCTCATCCAACGTATTGGATTTTCCGACTTTACTAAGCATATTGTACAAGACAGTCTGTCCATTGTTACTTCCGGTGTTAATGTTGTACGCTGTTGCAAGGTTTTCCGAGACGGAGATCGGCTTCGTTTTATTGCCAGATACGTCCTGCAAAGTCTGCACGTTAGGACTTGCTGAGAGGAGAGGATAGATTTCACAAATTAAAGCTTACATAAATACCATGACGTTTTAAGAGGTGCCTCTCGATGTTTGCTGTGCCATCTGAGGCAAAGTTATAGTCAAGAGGGAGACGGCACTTCCTTCTTGCACATAGTCGACATATCCAACGCAGTCGTTCGTTCCCGCCCTTCTCTTTGACCCGTAGCcctttcttccaccaccacgCTTTCCGTGAAGGCTTTGTCTTCGGCGGAGTGGCAAACCGCAGGCTGTGCTTGAAGATATGATGTGGGAAAGAGGCAATCTCACTATGGCTCGGGCTGGCTTCAAGGTCAATTTCTCTAGCAGGAAGTAAAGGTCCTGtcgagaagaaagagcttGGCGTTGCTGATaatgaagaggaggacacTGAGCGACGTGGGCACGGGCTGCTTTCAATATCCACCATGTTTTCAAACTGGGATTCAGCATGCGGCTGCCCATGGAGCGGGGGGGGAGGCGAAAATTCCGACATTCCGGCAATACTGGGATTTATGGTGATGATAAATCTCTTGGCAAGTAGCAACTTGACAGAAACCTTTTACTCTTTTGTTTTCGTTTTGCCATCTAGTTTAGAGCGCGTAAGCAACTAGCGCCTTCGCCGTTGGGAGTTGGGACGTGGACCCAACCTAACATGAGATCTTTCTTACCTCTTTCACGATAGTGCTAGCCATAGCCCATGGGTTAATATGGTAATAGACTTAATCCTTAAAGTGAGCTCTCTATGGGCGAATTTAACTGCTAGTTAGCGTCAGAAGGTCTAGATAGTTtgtgctttcttttttgaaatataattgcttttgtaCGTGCTGTTATTCCTTTTTGACAGTCGATACATTGTATAGCTGAATTCAGCCCGAGCGCCAAGGGGGCTCGTGCGCTAGGACGGCGGGACACACCAAGTGCGACTTTCTGGACCAGTGCTTAAGCTCTcaagctctccttttcttgttctaATTTCtatttcttctttggcttctAGATACTTATACTTACAGCAGTCAACTAGTtagttgtcaatatactcgcttcTGCCGCTACCTTAAAGCAGCCAGCCAATCCAGAGTCTATTTGGTTAGGTTTGGATCTGGTCAACAGTGTTTCAACGTTCCAACTTCCAGGTTATGGTGAGACCTGTGAGCTCCCATCAATTTCCTGTTTGGCTCGCAATGCTGCCTGCTAGCCAATAAGGTTAATCAGTCACTAAAAAGCCCCACCATGTCGATCGCAATAACGCCCCAAGGCCAGTTCCACCGTCGTCAGCTTTGCCCTTCGGGTCTTTCTGGGTAAACGCCAGAATTAAGCCATAAGCTCGTCAAGATTGTGAACGTGAGGCTAGATGGTGGAAAGTTTGCGGCGGATACAGACAAATGGGCACGTCGTTTAGGAGGATGTTACTATAATTGACCCTACCCTATATATCGTCTCTATTTTCACTGGGAGCGAGCcgcagacatggagcacTGGAAATGCAGAGGGTTAACTGCGAAATAAACTAAAGACGAAGGGGAAAGACGTAGAAAATAGTCACAAAAGAGTGCCGAGCTAGTAGTCACAGTGAGGCCAAGCGCTAAATCGGACGATGACATCTCAAGGCGAAATAGAGTTTGGTTTTGCACCACGGCAACCAGATAACATCTAACCCATTGTTCTATGGGCAGGGTGGTAATATCGGTTACAAGCTACCTTTTGCACACAGAGTGCTTTAGTGTGTTAATTGTACCTGCCAACGTACCCTAGCACCCTTCAGGAAGAAGTTAGATGTGCTCGTCTCGGATTCGCGTTGTTTCTGGGCGCGTCAGTTATCCCTGTTAAGTGGCTGATTTGCCGGGTCAACTAATATTCCTTAAGAAATTGGATGGGTTGACAACTCATCCAACCAACCGCACTCTCAgattggttggttggcaaaggcagaaTTTTAGGattggttggttggaaggGGCCGGTTGGCCAACTGGATTGGCCAACCGGTTGGAAGAGTTGGTTGGAAGGACACCCTGCTACTGTCTCAATGTCAATATGACGTTCCTCACATGGGCCGGTTACAAGCTACATGATATTGAgaatgccaatggcatgggcaaGAGAATTGCAGATGGAGCACTACGGTCGTTGCGATCCATACACCTAGAAGGTGTTGTCCACAAGAATATGCGAGGGGCCAATATGCTATTTAACCCTGAGACAAATCGTGTAATAATTATTGACTTTAAAAGATTATTGCTCGTACAGCCGCCTCAGCGTGCCCTAACTCAACTAGTACCTAACAAGCGGGTATAGATCAGTGAGCtagccgagaagaagaagggcggtGATCTAGTCTCCAGCCAGCAACAAGGTCGTGGAGATTTTGGGGAAGACATTTCGATGGCGAGGTCGGCATTCTCCGAACTCAATTGGTATGCAGTCAAATAATACAATGACGTAGGCACGCACATATGCTCTAGTTGAGCGTCATTCACGAGTGCAGGGTGTGGCGGCTTAAGGCGTTGCAAAGCCCTAAGAGCTAGCACTAATCGCTACTTAGCACCCTTGAACGTGCGTAATTTCACCAaattgcaaatgcaaccGTAGTAGAGTTGGACTTGTCTGTAGTCGTGGGCCACTCGGCACTATGATGTTGAGTAAAGCAGCAACAGAACCTGTTGTGCCACCACACCTGCCTGATTAGGCAAATATAAGCCAATGCTGTTGCTAAGAATCGGATGGCAACCTTCGACGGTGAGGAAATAGTCCACAATTTGGCGCCCACCGTTAGGTGAGGCCACACATCCACCTGTACTTTCACGTATCCATCGTATTACCTTCTATACGTGTTAATCCCACGAGTTGACATGACTCCAGGAGGCGCAGCCACGCCAATTCAGAAACCGGAGCCATCTCGAACTTTCGTGTCGGAGAGTGGTCAAAGGACAAGGCCTGAACGAGAGCTGTTGCTGATGTATGCGAGACAATCTTGACTCTCACGATTCGGTATAAGTACATCACCTTGCACCACCTCAGCTCCAGATTTGTCCCCTAGATGGCTATTCTAGCCAACGCTGCAGAATATATCGCAAAATTTCGGACGTAATACGATGTACACAGCACCAATCCGCCTCAAGGCCGCTTTAAgcttggccttgatggcgACATCAGTATCTTGCACTGGGTTTCCTATTGTTGAGACTACGTGTGGGACTGTTCGCGGGTATTATCCCGAGCCTGGACTTCGCGCCTTCCTAGGAATCCCATATGCCCAACCACCAGTAGGTTCACTCAGGTTCAAAGCGCCACAGCCAATCAAACAGCCAGCAAGAGACGTGATCAATGCCACCACATTTGGACTATCCTGCTACCAACAGCGTGTTGCGGTCCCTGGCGCCCCTGCTCTTACTCCGACCACTGGAGAATCCGAGGACTGTCTCACACTAAATGTATGGGCGTCCGAGAGTTCCAAGCGCCCGGGGCCTGTCTTTATATGGATGCACGGAGGCGGCTTCACGGAAGGGTCATCATCCGTTCCAAGTAATCTTGAAACAATACTATGTCGAGCGCTGCACTGTTTCTGACACGTTGGCAGTGTACGATGGACGATACTTCGCGGCGGCCAATCCCGATATTGTTACTGTGACAATCAAGTAAGTTCGAACATCTAGCATTACGACATGAGCTGACGCAATCCCAGTTTTCGAATTAATTTCTTCGGATTTGCCAATTCGCCTGCGGTGCCCGAAAAGAATGTTGGGTTCCGTGACCAGAGACTCGCAGTCGAGTGGATACGGGACAACATTGCTGCCTTTGGGGGGGATCCAAATAGAATGGTACTCGGTGGACAGTCTGCTGGGGCAATGAGCACAAGCATATATGCCTACGCCTATGCAACCGATCCCATAGTTCGGGGGCTCATTATGGAAAGCGGAGAGGCGACGGTGACAAGGCCTGATGATGGCACCCAGTGGCCCAGGCTAGCAGAGGCACTCGGCTGCCGGTCAAGCAACTCGACAGACGAGCTCGTTTGCATGCAGAAAATTGATGCGTACAAGCTGAAGAGGACTCTGAGTCCAGAGGACCTGATGCCGCTTACCTCTGCACCGGTAGCACGCGCAGCCGTTGATAATGTCACATATTTTGCACCAGCGGAGTACGTGGCGCGTGGATCAGCAGGCCACTTCGCGAATATTGTAAGTCTAGCAAAGCAATTGCCTCCGGAATACAGAAACTAATTGTTGCAGCCTGCCCTTCGGGGCTTAACGAACGACGAGGGCAACGGCCTCTCACCATTCACGCCGGCCGGGATCATGAACCAGACCTACGCTGACTTCCTAACTTATGCCTTTTTCAATTGTCCTGCGGCAGGTGAAGCTAGGTGAGGGTTACTTCGAACTCATGGATGTGTGTCCTGCTAAGTAGACCATAGTACTTGGGCGGCGCATAAGATCCCGTCTTGGAGATACCGGTACTTTGGCGAGTTTCCTTCTCTTGCACTTTACGATTGGATGAAAGCCTACCACGGAGGTAAGAGGACTCCCATATTTCTCTTATATACGCAAGCTGAGAATATACCAGCTGAGATTCCGCTGCTCCTCGGAACGATGGAGAATCTCCAGCTTCGATCCCCACACCCGTATGAATTTGCGGCCTTGGCGTATGTACAGAGAGCCATTGTTGCATTTGTCAAAGATCCGTCCCGCGGCCTAAGCGATTTTGGGTGGCCATTATACAATCCGAACAGTGAGTCAACTACATGGGCAAGCAGCATCGTTATCGCACTGACGGATACTAGCAACGAGTTTggttgcattgcattgttCAAGAACAACTCTTCTAATGCTACGTTCGTAGACCCTGTGCCTTACGACACAGTATGTCGTCAGCTTTGAGATTCATCTGTGGATATTCGCCGTATGATCGACCGGCTACGGCCTGCTGGGAAGAAGTACCGATTCCCTCTGCCCTCGCTTCCTGTGTAGTGGCGGCAATGACTTCTATTTTATGTTCAGTATGAGTTCGTCCTGCTGCGTGGCAACGACATTCCGGGGTGACTTAGGCAAGCGCTCATCCCATGTCTACTCAATGAAGCGACAGGCCCTGTCAAACCAAAATCTTATACAATACTTTTCAATCAGAATACTTCATGCTTCATGCCTACCACAACAGGTCGAGCTGCTACAGGCCTACAGGCCTTCTACAGGCCTTCTACAGGCCTTCTACTACGATCTGTATCGGCCTGACTCTTTTGGACGAAAAAGGGAATACAGCCAATCGGAGTCGCTGCGTACACCTGGGTTGTCCTTTTTGGACTAAAAAGGTCATCTAATTTCCCCTGTCACATCTCATCACATGAAGCATTGCCCCTTTTCATTAAAAAGCG
The DNA window shown above is from Pochonia chlamydosporia 170 chromosome Unknown PCv3seq00015, whole genome shotgun sequence and carries:
- a CDS encoding restless-like transposase (similar to Metarhizium robertsii ARSEF 23 XP_007816583.1), whose product is MSASEFLESSPISIDDVPIDFELPVPPTPASSAESSLTPFSPPPTTLPTPDKYDTRLWGHFPGWVWSERSKDNYSWAWEYGYDIQHDDERRWVCKPCIQKNDPRPKNFVAIGLQNALNHLYKDHGISAPDNKTKSGLQKKAEEKPGSKRPRSIVDIWKLDPLRPREQAIANSMIRGFNRNHFQRLLIEWIVDTNQPFSSKITNANISDTTVRALINSEFKKHKARVIEALRKSPGLIHVSFDGWRARNRHSLYGIVCFFRDENSKPHKVALGVPEVRRHSGNNIATEVLYTIEAFGIEENIGYFTLDNAENNDTALEAIGKKLGFNGARRRGRCFGHIVNLSAKALLFGKDTDAFEEQLSGAEALSEAEYELWRQKGPVGKLHNFVVDVDRSDRLTYLLKELQEYDISMSDDPKIRSKSPVSVVLDNDTRWLSQLYMIRRALRLRRYFELLVAKFRIQWEEENTSKRTGQLKKSAVRPRILRDENQLTANDWSVLQHFATILGYYEDAVKTLEGDGLIRKRKRGYTGSYGNVWDVINGFEFLLGKLEKYKAMAKDFPDPEQFRIGINMAWEKLDKYYTILDTTPIYYTALALHPAYRWGWFEQAWVHKPDWIRSAKRIVQEVWDESYRDFHIVVASNDEPVAKRQKQYYNAFEEHCEQSRIDSIQTEPLLDDDTIGDEYERWQSSHESTDKTVRDPIAYWHEKRLQYPRLSRMALDFVTIQSMSAECERMFSAAGQMVVPQRCNLQAQTVGMCQVLRSWFRAGIINDLDPLFLSIIEEKKELEGIHLNDDEFRRRELSWLAAAAKTAGH